GCTTCCTGGCAGGTCACGAATCCTTTGCAGCTGCTGAGGGCGCTATCGGTATCGCTCGTACCGCTAACAAGGTAAGAAAGCAGCCCCTTCAGGTTATCCTCAACGGTCTTGGCAAGGACGCCGCTTACATCATCTCCAGAATCAACGGCTTCACTTACGTTGAAACCGAATATGATTTCTATACAAGCGAGCTGAAGGTAGTACGCGAAATCGCTTACTCCGACGGCGAAAAGGCTAAGGTTCGTTGCTACGGCGCCAACGACGTTCTTGAGGGCGTTGCTATCATGAAGCACGAGGATGTTGACGTTTCCATCACCGGAAACTCCACCAACCCCACCCGCTTCCAGCACCCCGTTGCAGGTACCTACAAGAAGTGGTCCTACGAAACCGGCAAGAAGTACTTCTCCGTTGCTTCCGGCGGCGGTACAGGACGTACTCTCCATCCCGATAACATGGCTGCAGGTCCCGCTTCCTACGGCTTGACCGACACCATGGGTCGTATGCACGGCGATGCACAGTTCGCAGGCTCCTCCTCCGTTCCCGCACACGTAGAAATGATGGGACTTATCGGCGCAGGTAACAACCCCATGGTTGGTATGACCGTTGCTGTTGCCGTTGCAGTTCAGGAAGCTATGGCGAAGTAAGCTGATTTTACAGCACTTTTCAGATGTTTTAAACATCTTTGACACGTGTTTTGAATAACAAGAATCAACTTATAAACATCTTTTAACAACAAACAGAGTTAGACACATCATTTTCGGGTTTTCCCGTATGATGTGTCTAATTTGTTTTAGGAGAAAAAAGATGAAAAAACTGAAGCTTGCGGAGAATAATTTACTGACCCTTGAGGAAGGATGCAACAAGTATCTCGACGATTGCCGAGCACGAAACCTGAGAGAAGGAAGCATCAATCACTATAGGCAGAGCTATACTCAGTTCTATAAGTTTTTTGACAAGAATATGCAGGTATCTGAGCCGGACGAAAAGATGTATCGGAAGTATGTGATACATCTTCGGGAGACATTACACAACGATGTCAGCATTAATTCCAGTCAATTGTAAACTGAAATGCAATACTTGTTTGTTTGATTTATATTTTTAAGTGTATAAATTATAGATACAGGCAGGTGTTGCATTTTGTTTTGCAAAAAAATTATTGAGTAAAAATTAAAGCCTCCAAGGAGAGTAAATCCTTAGAGGCTCATTCTTTTTTATTCAATTATCGCAATAATCTGTGTGATGAATTTGCTTTTATCTTTATGTTGCGGCGGTCCTTCAAGATAAATATTACGGAATACACCTGTCAGCGTCAGATTATTTTCTTCTGCATAGGAAAAAAGTCTCTTTCGTGCTTCGGAAATTTCCTCATAAGCACCATGGTGGAAAAATGAAAGTGCTTTGAGTTCGGGGAGATGTTTTATGTATTCACCTTCGCTTCCTTGCGGCACAGCAACACAATATGAAATGTCTTGCGGAGCATTCGCAGAATACTCGGTGAAATACATTCTCCTTGTTGTATCGGTTCCGTGCAATTTCATTGCTTCAAGTGCCGTATCTCTCAAAAGATTTGTCTTGTCAGCAATAGAGGTTGAGTTATACACACGGCAGTATATCGTCTGCGGTTCAATCGTGATTTCTCGTATAACATCACCTTTTTTATGTGTTCTTTCTTTCAGCTTTTCAATGGTGAGATTAAGTTCATCACGCATTTTTTCAAGCCGTTCTATCATCGGTTGTAAATCCGTTGTATCGCTGAAATATGTTCTTATTTCGTCAAGCGACAGCCCTAAGTCCTGAAACACACGGATTGTTCGGATTTGAGTAAAGGTATCAATGGTGTAATATCTGTTGCCTGTAGCACCGTCTTTTTTGTCCGGAGTAATAAGACCTTTTGTTTCATAGTTCAATATAATTTTTCTTGTGATTCCAACGGCTTTTGCTATCTCGCCGATGGAAAATAAATTGTTATTATCCATAAAATAATCCTCGTTTTTTGTATAAAATAAATATTTTTGAAAAAAATTCGAAAAATTTCTCAAAAAACACTTGCATCGCCCATTGATGGGCGGTGTATAATTATTGTAGCATATAATATCAAATTTTTCAAGATGTGGAGGGTGATAAATTTGAAACTGAAGGATTATTGCATTAAGGAAAGAAAGGAGTACCTATTAACAGAGTGGGATGACGAAAAAAATCTTCCGTTCACCCCGGAAACAATCAGTCATACAAGTTCATTACCTGTTTGGTGGAAATGTGAAAAAGGTCATTCATGGCAGACGCAGCTCAGAAGCCGATCAACTACACTTACAAAGTGCCCTAAATGCCGTGATGCTGAACTGAATAAAAGCAGAAAACTTAAAGCAAAAGAGCTTGCGAGACGATTAAAGACTGAATAAGTTATTTAAATTAAATTTTATGATACGAAAGAAGGAGCGAACAATGAAAAAAATATTAAGTACAGTTTTATGCTTATGTATGCTTATCAGCATACTTCCAGCAAATGTGTTTGCTGCGTCGGTTGTAAATATTTTCAATATTACAGTAACCGAGCCAGTGACAGGTGAAAAGCCGGTAAATTCGGGCTCTGTTCCCTCAACGGCAAGCACCGAGGTTGTAAAGGTGGAATGGGACGGCGATTTTGATGACAACGGCTGTTTTATTGAGGGTAACTCATATAAGGTTTCCGTTACCGTCAGAATAAAGGCAGGTCAGGATAAATATATAAAATACGTTAAATCCACAACCAAAATCAACGGTCAGCTTTCTGAAATGAAAAGTCTTACCGAGGATAAAAAGCAGGCTGTGATCTGTTACACCTTTAACGTCGGTAGTAAAACCGAAGGTGGACAGGCAGGAGGTGTTGCACGGGACCTCAGCAAAGCAAAATACAGCGAGCTTTCTGTCAACGAGTTTGAATGGGAGGTTTTAAGACTTTGTAATATTGAACGTGCCAAGGAAGGTCTTGATTCGCTTTCCATGAACGGTACTCTTCAGGATATCTGCGATATTCGTGAAAAGGAGCTTGTAACCACTTTTTCTCATGACAGACCCGACGGAAGCGATTGCTACTCGGCAATTCCTTCCACTTATACCTGGAGTAATGTCGGAGAAAACATCGCAAGGGGTCAGCGTAATCCTGCGGAGGTTGTAGAATCATGGATGAACAGCCCCGGACACCGTGCCAATATTCTTAAGCCCGAATTCCGCTATATGGGTGTCGGATATAATTCCAACGGAAATAACTGGGTTCAGTTCTTTTCAAGCAGTAAAGATTTCAAAATTGTTGGCAAGAACTCGTTTTCCAACAGCTCATATAATGAAGAAATATCCGAAACCGATATCAAGGACGTGTACCTGACAATTACGGCTTCCAACGGTTATAAATCTTATATGCCTGTGGATTTTGATTCCATGAAGCAGACAGGGGGCAAGTATTACCCAAGACTTGCTGCTACTCAGAACGTTTCGTTTATAAAGGTCGAGGATACCGACAGTGAAACAAACTCTGATAAAACAACCAATCAGGAAAAAGAGCCGACAGTAACAAGTCCAACAGAAGGCAAGACTACCGATCTTACAGAAGGAAGTCTTTTTGGAAAATACATACCGATT
The nucleotide sequence above comes from Oscillospiraceae bacterium. Encoded proteins:
- a CDS encoding GGGtGRT protein → MAKFEGYERRIDKINECLKEYGFESLEAAQELCLSKGINVDKIVKDIQPIAFENAAWAYTLGCAVALKKGITNAADAAEAIGIGLQAFCIPGSVAETRKVGLGHGNLAAMLLREETKCFCFLAGHESFAAAEGAIGIARTANKVRKQPLQVILNGLGKDAAYIISRINGFTYVETEYDFYTSELKVVREIAYSDGEKAKVRCYGANDVLEGVAIMKHEDVDVSITGNSTNPTRFQHPVAGTYKKWSYETGKKYFSVASGGGTGRTLHPDNMAAGPASYGLTDTMGRMHGDAQFAGSSSVPAHVEMMGLIGAGNNPMVGMTVAVAVAVQEAMAK
- a CDS encoding MerR family transcriptional regulator codes for the protein MDNNNLFSIGEIAKAVGITRKIILNYETKGLITPDKKDGATGNRYYTIDTFTQIRTIRVFQDLGLSLDEIRTYFSDTTDLQPMIERLEKMRDELNLTIEKLKERTHKKGDVIREITIEPQTIYCRVYNSTSIADKTNLLRDTALEAMKLHGTDTTRRMYFTEYSANAPQDISYCVAVPQGSEGEYIKHLPELKALSFFHHGAYEEISEARKRLFSYAEENNLTLTGVFRNIYLEGPPQHKDKSKFITQIIAIIE
- a CDS encoding CAP domain-containing protein, which codes for MIRKKERTMKKILSTVLCLCMLISILPANVFAASVVNIFNITVTEPVTGEKPVNSGSVPSTASTEVVKVEWDGDFDDNGCFIEGNSYKVSVTVRIKAGQDKYIKYVKSTTKINGQLSEMKSLTEDKKQAVICYTFNVGSKTEGGQAGGVARDLSKAKYSELSVNEFEWEVLRLCNIERAKEGLDSLSMNGTLQDICDIREKELVTTFSHDRPDGSDCYSAIPSTYTWSNVGENIARGQRNPAEVVESWMNSPGHRANILKPEFRYMGVGYNSNGNNWVQFFSSSKDFKIVGKNSFSNSSYNEEISETDIKDVYLTITASNGYKSYMPVDFDSMKQTGGKYYPRLAATQNVSFIKVEDTDSETNSDKTTNQEKEPTVTSPTEGKTTDLTEGSLFGKYIPITHVYGTNFGVPYNMEAGSEQRFDIGTRFYDETIGIQPSFAPEVKRSDYQNHYVKISYLGTYGTVGKEIAVTRLGIIDEAEYDLVMNGKESDWAKVYNLTKDTIVISADIYDENKQFVRKLTPAAVIVATDASGNFITFSHFLGSTSTILYSQIDNFFAADEDKRRSTKSFSFVTDKIMLTNKADAEKLLPPAEIINYEYKTYPELNVTPNYNANHILDDDEFVTPENVYYQVGVDFKQIDPVIKNEIRDVVSYSFYTHKIDTLYTQRNIVTADGTLYGVTSEYEKKKIATNVKKATA